The sequence GGGCTATCCTTAATTGATAATCTTTTTGACGAGCCGGCTCGCGAATTACTTTCTCACTTTAACCTTCCCAGCGTTGTCGTAGATGCCATTGTCGACCGCTCCGGTATTTTGGGGCAATTGCTTTCACTGGCTGAGGCTGCAGAAGTAGGTGATTTGGAGAAGTGCCGTCATCTGTGCTCTGATGAGTTGAAGACGGTAAGCCTAGACGATGTTGCTCAAGATTCCCTATTGGCGATTAAAAACTTTGTGGCTCAAACCCAGTTTGCACCAGAAGAGGGCGTTTGGGATGCTGCAGATTCACCGAATGAAGAATTGGCCTAAGGGCCAATCAGGCGATGTGGGTCAAGAGCGCTAACGGGTTCCGCCCAGCTCTTACAGATCTGGGTTAGATTGGTTAAAAAAATTGTCATGGAATTGAAATACTTGCATTGTGACAATTAGTGTATACACTATCCTAAGTTCATGTTTATTATAGGCAATGTTTAGTTGGCTATTGTTTTCAAGGCCTACTTCTCATGGTCTGTAGCATCTAAAAAATGATTCAATATTGATTAGTGTTGCTATTGTGCGCTGGGCAAGCAGTCGATTTTTTTGCTCACCCTTTAAGGAGATTTGGTGTCCGACAAGCAGAAAAATCTATTACCTAAAATAGTGGGTGAGCGCTTTAGGGACGCCAGGGAAAAGCAGGGTTTATCTATTGAGGAATTAGCAAATAAAGCGATTCTTTCCAACAGCCAAATTCGGCAAATCGAAGGCAATGAGCAGGGCGCATTCTATTCCCCAGACATCAAATATTCGAGCGCTAAAAAGGTAGCCAAAATTCTGGGGCTACCCGAAGAGCAAGCTTTTGATGCAAGCGAAACAATGCTCGATGGAGATATTCAAGTCTCAAGAGAGCAAAAAGAATTCAATGAGATCGAAGCCATGCTGGCGCAAAAAATGATCAACGAGATCAAGTTTGAAAAGCCCAGCTTGATTCAAAAGATTATTGGCAAGAAAACCTCTATGCAATTGCCAATCCAAGGCATTGAGGTGACCTATGCCACTGGACCTAAATCAGTCTTCAAGCGTATTGTCTTTTTACTAATTTTGCTTGCGGTCCTCGGCATCGGGTATCGGGTACTCAGCCCATATATTCATTTTTCCTAAGTTGATAAGAATGCCCTCTATCACCGATATCACTAGTATCGTCACTGCAATCCGCAATCGCCTAGCAGAAAGATTGCTAAATGATTAAACCAATTGTTTTACTTTGGGCAATCTTATTTACTAGTCAGGCGTATGCTGATTGGACTAAAGTGACGGCCAATCAAGATATTTCTGTGTACATAGATGCCCAGGCAATTCAAAGAAATAAAGGCTTGGTGAAGGTTAAAGTTTTGGTCAATGAAGCTAAAGAATTAGTCGTTGATAAAGATAGGCATCCTTATCAATCCTTTAGAACTTACATAGAGTACAACTGCAAGAAAGAGCTTCAAAGAGCACTGTCTACTAAATGGTTCTCTGAACCAATGGGCGAGGGCAATGTAGCCTATCAAGATAAGCAACCATACCCCTTTGCCCCTGTAGCAGAAGGCACTTTAGGCTTGGTTGTGATGAAACGTGTCTGTAAGGGCGTCTGATGTATAGAATTAGGCAATATAAACTTCAATTTCCCCGAAAAATCATTCTTTCACCATTTTCTTATTCATTTTATTTCCGCTAAAACATGCAAACTCCAGTCAATCTATATCTACCCATTGGCATTGCAATTGGAATTCTTCTTGTTGCCGCTTTTTTGTATTGGTCTTGGTCAAAAGTTATTTACCAATCGAGCGCTCAAATTAAAGACCTTTGCGGTGAGCTCAATGGTAAAGAGGCAGCAGGCGGGGACATTTTTACGGCGGCTATCGGGTCGACTACCAATGCTCGAATCATTGATTTACTCCAAGAGAGCAAAAGAAATCTCATCGACATTCGAGGGGATTCTGGGTCTAAGCAATACTGTCTTAAACCGTATTCTGATATTTGGACTGCTAGAAATATACTAGCTGGAAAAATTAATCTCTCATTGTATGAAACTATGCCGAATATTTTGATCGGTGTAGGTTTGATGTTTACTTTTATATTTCTGGCATTAGCATTAAATGATGCTGGTCAGTCTATGAGTGGTAACCAAGAGTCTCGTGATGCCGCCCTTAAGGGTTTGATTGCTACAGCGGGCGGCAAGTTTATTACCTCGATTGCTGGTTTGTTAACTTCCCTAGTTTGGAACTGGGCTGCTAAGCTTACACTTGAAAAGTTGGAAACTGCTATAGATGAATTGCAGGCTCAGCTCAGGGCAATTGTTCCCGATAATGGTCCGCAAGCAGTTATCCAAGCGCAACTTGGCATGTTCCATGAAATGCTGTCGCAAAACCATGAGCAAGTAAATCAATTAAAACGATTTGAAACGGACTTTGCGCTATCCATATCCAAGGCGATCGGCAATGCACTCGAGCCTTTATTTAATGACCTTAGCGTAAAACTCATTGATGCTTTCGATAAATTAACCGAGCGTATCAGCCGTATTAATGAAGAAGCTCTTAAAAACATTATGGAGAAATTCTTAGAGGCGATTAAAGGTGACTCCGCAAAAGAGATGGAGCAGTTCAGAAAAACCTTAGTAGAGGTGACTGAAAAACTCAATACTGCTGGAGTGGGGGCTGGAGTCTCTCTTGCCCAAGCAGGAGATTCTTTTGGTAGTGCCATAAGCGCCTTAGAAAAGACGGTTACCAAAACCAATGAAACCATGCTTGGCTTAGAGTCTGGGCTCCAAAGAGCAAAAGACTTCACTAGCGAAGGCGCTACTAAATTAGAGTTTGTCTTGGGTGGATTGATTGGTTCAGTCAACGGCATCGACAAGGTGATTGTTAATGTTGATTCCTTTGTGCAAAAAATTCAATCGAGTACGGAGTCACTAGGCTTAATAGCCCGCAGTTTAGATACGACAGTAGCTTCACAAGAAGTCATCAGTAAAGAGTTTGGTGTTGGCATTTCTGCCATGTCCAGTGCTCTCAAAGACGCTGTTAATGAAATTAAACTAGGCACCGATGCTTCTCGTGCGGCGCTCAGTTCTTTGAGGATTGAGTTTGAATCAACCAAGACCTCTATTGATCAAACCGTCAATCATTTGACTAGTGGTGTGTCGGATTATTCTAATAAGGTGGTGCAGTTACATTTTAAATTAGATGAAAAACTGGCTCAGGCTATTTCTTCTATTCATACAACCATCACAACCTTAGAGCAAACGATGGATGACTTTGTTGAGTCACTTCCCAAGAGTTAATTGGATATCTTCGCCGAGACTAAAACATCACTATGATTTTTTTACCGTCTAGCCACAATAAACAATCTGAAAAGGTTGAGGAAGCGGGCTATCTCGCTTCTGCAAGTGATTTGATGATAGGTCTATTGTTTGTTTTTATCATCATGGTAGTAATGCTTTCTCAAAGGGTCGATTCGATTCAAAGAGGAGAAAGCGTTAACGACCCACTCGCAAGCGCGGTACTGATCATTGGGCAAAAGTTTAAGGAAGCTGGCTTAAATGTGGTGATTGATCCGCAATCCGGGGTTATAGGCCTTCCGGCTGATGCTTTATTTGGATTTAATAGTGCAGTTTTGAATGAAAATTCAACTCAAACATTAAAAAAAGCTAGAGAGTCCTTGATTAAGATTCTGCCTTGTTATGTTCATTC comes from Polynucleobacter paneuropaeus and encodes:
- a CDS encoding helix-turn-helix domain-containing protein, whose product is MSDKQKNLLPKIVGERFRDAREKQGLSIEELANKAILSNSQIRQIEGNEQGAFYSPDIKYSSAKKVAKILGLPEEQAFDASETMLDGDIQVSREQKEFNEIEAMLAQKMINEIKFEKPSLIQKIIGKKTSMQLPIQGIEVTYATGPKSVFKRIVFLLILLAVLGIGYRVLSPYIHFS
- a CDS encoding surface-adhesin E family protein — its product is MIKPIVLLWAILFTSQAYADWTKVTANQDISVYIDAQAIQRNKGLVKVKVLVNEAKELVVDKDRHPYQSFRTYIEYNCKKELQRALSTKWFSEPMGEGNVAYQDKQPYPFAPVAEGTLGLVVMKRVCKGV